Proteins encoded in a region of the Zea mays cultivar B73 chromosome 2, Zm-B73-REFERENCE-NAM-5.0, whole genome shotgun sequence genome:
- the LOC100285633 gene encoding patatin T5, producing MESNASSNCATVPQPPPSTGKLITILSIDGGGIRGLIPATIIAHLEAKLQELDGPDARIADYFDVIAGTSTGALLTSMLAAPDQNNRPLFFAKDLNTFYLENGPKIFPQKKAGFLTPVANLLGLVRGPKYDGVFLHDKIKSLTHDVRVADTVTNVIVPAFDVKYLQPIIFSTYEAKNDTLKNAHLSDICISTSAAPTYFPAHFFKTEATDGRSREFHLVDGGVAANNPTMVAMSMLTKEVLRRNPDFNAGRPTEYTNYLIISVGTGSAKQAEKYTAPQCAKWGLFQWLYNGGFTPIIDIFSHASSDMVDIHAAVLFQALHCEKNYLRIQDDTLIGNTSSVDIATKENMESLIGIGQDLLKKPVARVNIDTGVYEPCSGEGTNAEALAHFAKKLSDERKLRKRNLDSY from the exons ATGGAGAGCAACGCCTCGTCCAACTGCGCCACCGTGCCGCAGCCGCCGCCGTCGACAGGGAAGCTGATCACGATTCTGAGCATCGATGGTGGCGGCATCCGCGGCCTCATCCCAGCCACCATCATCGCGCACCTCGAGGCCAAGCTGCAGGAGCTGGACGGCCCAGATGCTCGGATCGCCGACTACTTCGACGTGATCGCCGGGACGAGCACCGGCGCCCTTCTCACGTCGATGCTGGCGGCGCCGGACCAGAACAACCGGCCGCTGTTCTTCGCAAAGGACCTCAACACGTTCTACCTCGAGAACGGGCCCAAGATCTTCCCTCAGAAAAA GGCCGGGTTCCTGACGCCGGTGGCGAACCTGCTGGGCCTGGTGAGGGGTCCCAAGTACGACGGCGTGTTCCTGCACGACAAGATCAAGAGCCTGACGCACGACGTGAGGGTGGCGGACACGGTGACCAACGTCATCGTGCCGGCGTTCGACGTCAAGTACCTGCAGCCCATCATCTTCTCCACGTACGAGGCCAAGAACGACACCCTCAAGAACGCGCACCTCTCCGACATCTGCATCAGCACGTCGGCGGCGCCCACCTACTTCCCGGCACACTTCTTCAAGACGGAGGCCACCGACGGCAGGTCCCGCGAGTTCCACCTCGTCGACGGCGGCGTCGCGGCCAACAACCCCACCATGGTCGCCATGTCCATGCTCACCAAGGAGGTGCTCCGCCGGAACCCGGACTTCAACGCCGGCAGGCCCACCGAGTACACCAACTACCTCATCATCTCCGTGGGGACCGGCTCGGCCAAGCAGGCGGAGAAGTACACCGCGCCGCAGTGCGCGAAATGGGGCCTCTTTCAGTGGCTATACAACGGCGGCTTCACCCCGATCATCGACATCTTCTCCCACGCCAGCTCCGACATGGTCGACATCCATGCTGCCGTGCTCTTCCAGGCCCTCCACTGTGAGAAGAACTACCTTCGCATTCAG GATGATACTCTGATTGGGAACACATCATCAGTGGACATCGCGACCAAGGAGAACATGGAGTCTCTGATCGGGATCGGCCAGGACCTGCTCAAGAAGCCAGTGGCCAGAGTGAACATCGACACAGGTGTGTACGAGCCCTGCTCCGGCGAGGGGACGAATGCAGAGGCGCTAGCTCACTTCGCCAAGAAGCTCTCTGACGAGCGCAAGCTACGCAAGCGCAATCTCGACTCCTACTAG